In Aneurinibacillus migulanus, the genomic window AAGAAGGAAAAAAGCTTGTCCTGGCACTTGAAGATAACGGAGTACCTATCATGCACCGTTGCGGTGGAAATGCACGCTGTACGACCTGCCGCGTTGAGATACTCGCTGGAGACCCTGGGCAATTGACCGAAGGAGAGAAAAATATTATCGAGGCGCGAAACTATGAAAGCAACATCCGCCTCTCCTGTCAAATCCGCTGTCACGACGACCTGGCGGTTAAGCCAGTCATGCTGTCAACTGACTCAAACGCGGATGCAGGTCCGCGTCCACAAGACTGACAACCTATATGCAATAAGAAAAGCTCGCGGGCATTGCCGCTCATCCTTTTCCCACATAACAAAAAGAGGATGCCTAGGCATCCTCTTTCGCATGTAATCATATTATTACTTAATCTCTTTTAGCGTCGGCTTCTTATCATCATCATCATCGGCTGTC contains:
- a CDS encoding 2Fe-2S iron-sulfur cluster-binding protein; the protein is MPKITVEGFGSFDIEEGKKLVLALEDNGVPIMHRCGGNARCTTCRVEILAGDPGQLTEGEKNIIEARNYESNIRLSCQIRCHDDLAVKPVMLSTDSNADAGPRPQD